A stretch of the Pogona vitticeps strain Pit_001003342236 chromosome 8, PviZW2.1, whole genome shotgun sequence genome encodes the following:
- the PHLDB1 gene encoding pleckstrin homology-like domain family B member 1 isoform X4, protein METCNRRGANPARPTPSPAKSGLLDLTETGKALKVQAEKPHLVSLGSGRLSTAITLLPLEEGKTVLGSASGDVLLQGPGVAARHCFIENIQGTLTLHPCGNPCAIDGLAITRPTRLSQGCMICIGQSTFLRFNHPAEAKWMKSMIPAGGRSPSAQYGLAAEPPSLLNGNREEPRPSQQNHRILVSSIERDLQDIMDSLVLEEDGRPPKPPPGTAQSPDLSVVNGGRKGSNRHLLSPPQSPGAMSVGSSYENTSPPFSPLSSPASSSSGTSPSPGSHEQGPPLPPVVPVRSSSFNHTMLASPGTPGLDLLSGPGSSSPARGPGSPRTAPRAMPEGLRSPTLARRARPSGESPRPAQQSSLRPLGSSEASRARLPNSPPFGPKSQLPSASRTKAAPTLQERPPSPFFEGRERPPSSARHGPPGKAHQATESTHSGHWARPLPAPESPRLSRRSLESMRDLPPISPALSRRAASPATLSSPSLPARASESAAGAWRREALEASLPPAPPATSFALRGRSPSPTLLLGGEHPQPKAGSFGTGLSPAASLGSLAVPSASPRQSPLGRRKFSGETPLPGPPRERKHSISELSSQEGDLLEYHRWQRQERLREQEMERLERQRLETILNLCAEYTRSDSDAGRDHCPFPSGAETPTQPGRRPSKGSASLGEAKERLVRSRGLHEREGPEEDHLKEEESSSTESAGHEHDEPPGTRGAPEAALLEEERARTLATIDQLKSRAKELEQQLQETAREAEMERALLQGEREAELTQLQQEQEVAQRLQERLSSLDAAIHRDRDKERAKVDAERKQLERLRALYSELRTQLDNCPESMREQLQEQTQREAEALEAESKLFEDLEFQQLEKESRAEEEQERLSQQLLHSQAESLRSLARRKERVAALESQANQIRLQAAQEAERLSQEKSATLQLLQKEKEALLALERQYRTLTGGSGFPKTPAGALREEALACSALEEGAALVGSCGAAPSSTHPCPVTSEESLELPGSFCLGSHGPGAHASPVNPPPPPPLTYEYVTTDQLAVMLGSVRAAVGLVPLPSPPAADPPASALPALLFSSSCTQVYRCKGGSIPGTLAQTKGVTSSSSSQLSIATLRRSPSPKNTLPPQNGTSSLPRNLASTLRDIEGKRQLALQQKGRQVIEEQRRRLADLKQKAAAEAQSQWEALRGGAVPLFPPSSSPLMHHSILHHHHPPRGPGLRAEEPDHAYDTLSLESSDSLETDLSTSGNSACSPDNVSSASGAEAGKIEEMEKMLKEAHAEKSRLMESREQEMELRRQALEDERRRREELERQLQDETARRQKLIEKEVKMREKQFAQARPLTRYLPIRKEDFDLRSHIESSGHSVDTCSHVILSEKMCKGYLVKMGGKIKSWKKRWFVFDRLRRTLSYYVDKHETKLKGLIYFQAIEEVYYDHLRSAAKSPNPALTFCVKTHDRLYYMVAPSAEAMRIWMDVIVTGAEGYTQFLS, encoded by the exons GGTGCATGATCTGCATTGGCCAGTCGACGTTCCTTCGATTCAATCATCCGGCTGAGGCCAAGTGGATGAAGAGCATGATTCCTGCCGGGGGTCGAAGTCCTTCAGCCCAATATGGGCTTGCAgcag AGCCCCCCAGCCTGCTGAATGGCAATCGGGAGGAGCCCCGGCCTTCCCAGCAGAACCACCGCATCTTGGTCAGCTCCATCGAGCGGGACTTGCAAGACATCATGGACTCCCTGGTCCTGGAGGAGGACGGCCGGCCCCCTAAGCCGCCCCCTGGCACGGCTCAGTCACCAGACCTCTCTGTGGTGAACGGCGGCAGGAAGGGCAGCAACCGTCACCTGCTCTCCCCACCCCAGAGTCCTGGTGCCATGTCTGTGGGATCCAGCTACGAGAACACCTCCCCGCCGTTCTCGCCCCTCTCCTCGCcggccagcagcagcagtggcacgaGCCCCTCACCAGGTAGCCACGAGCAGGGCCCTCCCCTCCCACCGGTGGTCCCCGTTCGCTCCTCCAGTTTCAACCATACGATGCTGGCCTCGCCTGGCACGCCTGGCCTGGATCTCTTGAGTGGCCCCGGCAGTTCAAGCCCAGCCCGAGGACCTGGGAGCCCCCGGACAGCACCAAGAGCCATGCCTGAAGGCCTTCGAAGCCCGACTCTGGCTCGCAGGGCTCGGCCTTCCGGGGAAAGCCCCCGCCCGGCCCAGCAGAGCTCCCTGCGGCCCCTTGGGTCGAGTGAGGCGTCTCGGGCCCGGCTGCCCAACAGTCCGCCGTTCGGCCCCAAGTCCCAGCTGCCCTCTGCCTCACGGACCAAGGCGGCCCCCACCCTGCAAGAAAGGCCCCCCAGCCCCTTCTTCGAGGGCCGGGAGAGGCCGCCCAGCTCAGCCCGCCACGGCCCGCCGGGGAAGGCCCACCAGGCCACAGAGAGCACGCACAGCGGCCATTGGGCTCGGCCTTTGCCGGCCCCCGAGAGCCCCCGGCTCAGCCGGAGATCGCTGGAGAGCATGCGGGACCTTCCCCCCATCAGCCCAGCCCTGTCCCGCCGGGCGGCCTCCCCGGCCACCCTCAGCAGCCCCTCCTTGCCAGCCAGAGCCAGTGAGAGCGCTGCTGGGGCCTGGCGACGAGAGGCCCTCGAGGCGTCTCTCCCCCCGGCTCCCCCGGCCACCTCTTTCGCCCTGCGGGGACGCAGCCCTTCGCCCACTCTGCTCCTCGGCGGAGAGCACCCCCAGCCAAAGGCGGGCAGCTTTGGGACTGGCTTGAGCCCGGCGGCCAGCCTGGGCTCCTTGGCCGTGCCCTCGGCCTCGCCCCGCCAGAGCCCGCTCGGGCGCCGCAAGTTCTCCGGAGAGACCCCGCTGCCGGGACCCCCGCGGGAGCGCAAGCACAGCATCTCGGAGCTAAGCAGCCAGGAAGGAGACCTGCTCGAATACCATCGCTGGCAGCGCCAGGAGCGCCTCCGGGAGCAAGAGATGGAGCGGCTG GAGCGCCAGCGGCTGGAGACCATCCTCAACCTGTGTGCTGAGTACACGCGTAGCGATAGTGATGCCGGCCGGGACCACTGCCCCTTCCCGAGTGGGGCCGAGACCCCCACCCAGCCTGGGAGGAGGCCATCCAAGGGGTCGGCCAGTCTTGGGGAGGCCAAGGAGCGACTTGTGAGGTCCCGGGGGCTGCACGAAAGAGAGGGGCCGGAGGAGGACCacctgaaagaggaagagagcagCAGCACCGAGAGTGCGGGCCACGAG CACGATGAGCCGCCCGGGACGAGAGGTGCTCCGGAGGCAGCCTTGCTGGAGGAGGAGCGTGCCCGCACCCTGGCCACCATTGACCAGCTCAAGAGCCGTGCCAAGGAGCTGGAACAGCAGCTGCAGGAGACAGCCCGGGAG GCGGAGATGGAGCGGGCCCTCCTGCAGGGGGAGCGAGAGGCTGAGCTGACCCAGCTGCAGCAAGAGCAGGAAGTGGCTCAGCGCCTGCAGGAACGGCTCTCCAGCCTGGACGCCGCCATCCATCGGGACCGAGACAAG GAGAGAGCAAAGGTTGATGCGGAAAGGAAGCAGCTCGAGAGACTGCGGGCGCTCTACTCTGAGCTCAGGACCCAGCTTGACAACTGCCCTGAGTCCATGAGGGAGCAGCTGCAGGAGCAAACGCAAAGG GAAGCCGAGGCCCTGGAGGCCGAGAGCAAGCTCTTCGAGGACCTGGAGTTTCAGCAGCTGGAGAAGGAGAGCCGGgcggaggaggagcaggagaggcTCAGCCAGCAGCTGCTCCACAGCCAAGCCGAGAGCCTCCGCAGCCTGGCCCGGCGGAAG gAGCGCGTGGCGGCACTGGAAAGCCAGGCCAACCAGATCCGACTGCAGGCGGCTCAGGAGGCCGAGCGACTCAGTCAGGAGAAGAGCGCCACAttgcagctgctgcagaag GAGAAAGAGGCACTCCTGGCCTTGGAGAGGCAGTATCGCACGCTGACGGGGGGCTCCGGCTTCCCCAAGACCCCAGCAGGGGCCCTTCGAGAG GAGGCGCTGGCCTGCTCTGCGTTGGAGGAGGGGGCTGCCCTGGTGGGTTCCTGCGGCGCGGCCCCTTCCTCCACCCATCCCTGCCCAGTGACGTCAGAG GAGTCCCTGGAGCTGCCTGGCTCTTTCTGCTTGGGTAGCCACGGGCCAGGGGCTCATGCTTCTCCTGTCAACCCCCCACCTCCGCCCCCCCTCACCTACGAG TATGTGACAACTGACCAGCTGGCAGTGATGCTGGGCAGCGTCCGAGCCGCCGTGGGGCTCGTCCCCTTGCCCAGCCCCCCTGCTGCAGACCCTCCTGCTTCTGCTCTCCCAGCGCTCCTCTTCTCTTCCAGCTGCACCCag GTGTATCGTTGCAAGGGGGGCAGCATCCCTGGGACGCTGGCACAGACCAAGGgggtcacctcctcctcctcctcccagctcAGCATCGCCACCCTCAGGCGCAGCCCCTCCCCCAAG aacaccctgcccccccagaacGGCACCAGCAGCCTTCCGCGGAACCTGGCCAGCACCCTGCGCGACATTGAGGGCAAGCGCCAGCTAGCCCTCCAGCAAAAGG GGCGCCAGGTGATTGAGGAGCAGCGCCGGCGGCTGGCCGACCTGAAGCAGAAGGCGGCGGCTGAGGCCCAGTCCCAGTGGGAGGCCCTGCGCGGGGGGGCAGtgcccctcttccccccctcctcctccccactcATGCACCACTCCatcctccatcatcatcacccACCCCGGGGCCCAGGCCTGCGTGCCGAGGAGCCCGATCACGCCTACGACACCCTCAGCCTGGAGAGCTCCGACAGCCTTGAGACCGACCTCTCCACCAGTGGAAACTCTGCCTGCTCCCCGGACAACGTGTCCAG CGCCAGTGGGGCCGAGGCCGGGAAGATTGAGGAGATGGAGAAGATGCTGAAGGAGGCCCACGCTGAAAAATCACGCCTGATGGAATCACGG GAGCAAGAGATGGAGCTACGGCGCCAAGCCCTGGAGGATGAGCGGAGGCGGAGGGAGGAGCTGGAGAGGCAGCTGCAGGACGAGACAGCCCGGAGGCAGAAGCTCATCGAGAAGGAGGTCAAGATGCGGGAGAAGCAGTTTGCCCAG GCACGCCCCCTGACCCGCTACTTGCCAATCCGCAAGGAGGACTTTGACCTCCGCTCACACATCGAGTCCTCTGGCCACAGCGTGGACACCTGCAGCCACGTCATCCTTTCAGAGAAAATGTGCAAAGGCTACCTGGTCAAGATGGGGGGCAAGATTAAGTCCTGGAAGAAGCGCTGGTTCGTCTTTGACCGCCTGCGCCGGACCCTCTCCTACTACGTGG acAAACATGAAACCAAGCTCAAGGGCCTCATCTACTTCCAGGCCATTGAAGAGGTTTATTACGACCACCTCAGAAGTGCAGCCAAG AGTCCCAACCCAGCCCTCACCTTCTGCGTGAAGACCCATGACCGCCTCTACTACATGGTGGCCCCCTCAGCAGAAGCCATGCGCATCTGGATGGACGTCATTGTCACAGGGGCCGAGGGATACACACAGTTCCTCAGCTGA
- the PHLDB1 gene encoding pleckstrin homology-like domain family B member 1 isoform X11, with the protein MICIGQSTFLRFNHPAEAKWMKSMIPAGGRSPSAQYGLAAEPPSLLNGNREEPRPSQQNHRILVSSIERDLQDIMDSLVLEEDGRPPKPPPGTAQSPDLSVVNGGRKGSNRHLLSPPQSPGAMSVGSSYENTSPPFSPLSSPASSSSGTSPSPGSHEQGPPLPPVVPVRSSSFNHTMLASPGTPGLDLLSGPGSSSPARGPGSPRTAPRAMPEGLRSPTLARRARPSGESPRPAQQSSLRPLGSSEASRARLPNSPPFGPKSQLPSASRTKAAPTLQERPPSPFFEGRERPPSSARHGPPGKAHQATESTHSGHWARPLPAPESPRLSRRSLESMRDLPPISPALSRRAASPATLSSPSLPARASESAAGAWRREALEASLPPAPPATSFALRGRSPSPTLLLGGEHPQPKAGSFGTGLSPAASLGSLAVPSASPRQSPLGRRKFSGETPLPGPPRERKHSISELSSQEGDLLEYHRWQRQERLREQEMERLERQRLETILNLCAEYTRSDSDAGRDHCPFPSGAETPTQPGRRPSKGSASLGEAKERLVRSRGLHEREGPEEDHLKEEESSSTESAGHEHDEPPGTRGAPEAALLEEERARTLATIDQLKSRAKELEQQLQETAREAEMERALLQGEREAELTQLQQEQEVAQRLQERLSSLDAAIHRDRDKERAKVDAERKQLERLRALYSELRTQLDNCPESMREQLQEQTQREAEALEAESKLFEDLEFQQLEKESRAEEEQERLSQQLLHSQAESLRSLARRKERVAALESQANQIRLQAAQEAERLSQEKSATLQLLQKEKEALLALERQYRTLTGGSGFPKTPAGALREEALACSALEEGAALVGSCGAAPSSTHPCPVTSEESLELPGSFCLGSHGPGAHASPVNPPPPPPLTYEYVTTDQLAVMLGSVRAAVGLVPLPSPPAADPPASALPALLFSSSCTQVYRCKGGSIPGTLAQTKGVTSSSSSQLSIATLRRSPSPKNTLPPQNGTSSLPRNLASTLRDIEGKRQLALQQKGRQVIEEQRRRLADLKQKAAAEAQSQWEALRGGAVPLFPPSSSPLMHHSILHHHHPPRGPGLRAEEPDHAYDTLSLESSDSLETDLSTSGNSACSPDNVSSASGAEAGKIEEMEKMLKEAHAEKSRLMESREQEMELRRQALEDERRRREELERQLQDETARRQKLIEKEVKMREKQFAQARPLTRYLPIRKEDFDLRSHIESSGHSVDTCSHVILSEKMCKGYLVKMGGKIKSWKKRWFVFDRLRRTLSYYVDKHETKLKGLIYFQAIEEVYYDHLRSAAKKRSFFSFSLASHLADFLPAPFSGESPNPALTFCVKTHDRLYYMVAPSAEAMRIWMDVIVTGAEGYTQFLS; encoded by the exons ATGATCTGCATTGGCCAGTCGACGTTCCTTCGATTCAATCATCCGGCTGAGGCCAAGTGGATGAAGAGCATGATTCCTGCCGGGGGTCGAAGTCCTTCAGCCCAATATGGGCTTGCAgcag AGCCCCCCAGCCTGCTGAATGGCAATCGGGAGGAGCCCCGGCCTTCCCAGCAGAACCACCGCATCTTGGTCAGCTCCATCGAGCGGGACTTGCAAGACATCATGGACTCCCTGGTCCTGGAGGAGGACGGCCGGCCCCCTAAGCCGCCCCCTGGCACGGCTCAGTCACCAGACCTCTCTGTGGTGAACGGCGGCAGGAAGGGCAGCAACCGTCACCTGCTCTCCCCACCCCAGAGTCCTGGTGCCATGTCTGTGGGATCCAGCTACGAGAACACCTCCCCGCCGTTCTCGCCCCTCTCCTCGCcggccagcagcagcagtggcacgaGCCCCTCACCAGGTAGCCACGAGCAGGGCCCTCCCCTCCCACCGGTGGTCCCCGTTCGCTCCTCCAGTTTCAACCATACGATGCTGGCCTCGCCTGGCACGCCTGGCCTGGATCTCTTGAGTGGCCCCGGCAGTTCAAGCCCAGCCCGAGGACCTGGGAGCCCCCGGACAGCACCAAGAGCCATGCCTGAAGGCCTTCGAAGCCCGACTCTGGCTCGCAGGGCTCGGCCTTCCGGGGAAAGCCCCCGCCCGGCCCAGCAGAGCTCCCTGCGGCCCCTTGGGTCGAGTGAGGCGTCTCGGGCCCGGCTGCCCAACAGTCCGCCGTTCGGCCCCAAGTCCCAGCTGCCCTCTGCCTCACGGACCAAGGCGGCCCCCACCCTGCAAGAAAGGCCCCCCAGCCCCTTCTTCGAGGGCCGGGAGAGGCCGCCCAGCTCAGCCCGCCACGGCCCGCCGGGGAAGGCCCACCAGGCCACAGAGAGCACGCACAGCGGCCATTGGGCTCGGCCTTTGCCGGCCCCCGAGAGCCCCCGGCTCAGCCGGAGATCGCTGGAGAGCATGCGGGACCTTCCCCCCATCAGCCCAGCCCTGTCCCGCCGGGCGGCCTCCCCGGCCACCCTCAGCAGCCCCTCCTTGCCAGCCAGAGCCAGTGAGAGCGCTGCTGGGGCCTGGCGACGAGAGGCCCTCGAGGCGTCTCTCCCCCCGGCTCCCCCGGCCACCTCTTTCGCCCTGCGGGGACGCAGCCCTTCGCCCACTCTGCTCCTCGGCGGAGAGCACCCCCAGCCAAAGGCGGGCAGCTTTGGGACTGGCTTGAGCCCGGCGGCCAGCCTGGGCTCCTTGGCCGTGCCCTCGGCCTCGCCCCGCCAGAGCCCGCTCGGGCGCCGCAAGTTCTCCGGAGAGACCCCGCTGCCGGGACCCCCGCGGGAGCGCAAGCACAGCATCTCGGAGCTAAGCAGCCAGGAAGGAGACCTGCTCGAATACCATCGCTGGCAGCGCCAGGAGCGCCTCCGGGAGCAAGAGATGGAGCGGCTG GAGCGCCAGCGGCTGGAGACCATCCTCAACCTGTGTGCTGAGTACACGCGTAGCGATAGTGATGCCGGCCGGGACCACTGCCCCTTCCCGAGTGGGGCCGAGACCCCCACCCAGCCTGGGAGGAGGCCATCCAAGGGGTCGGCCAGTCTTGGGGAGGCCAAGGAGCGACTTGTGAGGTCCCGGGGGCTGCACGAAAGAGAGGGGCCGGAGGAGGACCacctgaaagaggaagagagcagCAGCACCGAGAGTGCGGGCCACGAG CACGATGAGCCGCCCGGGACGAGAGGTGCTCCGGAGGCAGCCTTGCTGGAGGAGGAGCGTGCCCGCACCCTGGCCACCATTGACCAGCTCAAGAGCCGTGCCAAGGAGCTGGAACAGCAGCTGCAGGAGACAGCCCGGGAG GCGGAGATGGAGCGGGCCCTCCTGCAGGGGGAGCGAGAGGCTGAGCTGACCCAGCTGCAGCAAGAGCAGGAAGTGGCTCAGCGCCTGCAGGAACGGCTCTCCAGCCTGGACGCCGCCATCCATCGGGACCGAGACAAG GAGAGAGCAAAGGTTGATGCGGAAAGGAAGCAGCTCGAGAGACTGCGGGCGCTCTACTCTGAGCTCAGGACCCAGCTTGACAACTGCCCTGAGTCCATGAGGGAGCAGCTGCAGGAGCAAACGCAAAGG GAAGCCGAGGCCCTGGAGGCCGAGAGCAAGCTCTTCGAGGACCTGGAGTTTCAGCAGCTGGAGAAGGAGAGCCGGgcggaggaggagcaggagaggcTCAGCCAGCAGCTGCTCCACAGCCAAGCCGAGAGCCTCCGCAGCCTGGCCCGGCGGAAG gAGCGCGTGGCGGCACTGGAAAGCCAGGCCAACCAGATCCGACTGCAGGCGGCTCAGGAGGCCGAGCGACTCAGTCAGGAGAAGAGCGCCACAttgcagctgctgcagaag GAGAAAGAGGCACTCCTGGCCTTGGAGAGGCAGTATCGCACGCTGACGGGGGGCTCCGGCTTCCCCAAGACCCCAGCAGGGGCCCTTCGAGAG GAGGCGCTGGCCTGCTCTGCGTTGGAGGAGGGGGCTGCCCTGGTGGGTTCCTGCGGCGCGGCCCCTTCCTCCACCCATCCCTGCCCAGTGACGTCAGAG GAGTCCCTGGAGCTGCCTGGCTCTTTCTGCTTGGGTAGCCACGGGCCAGGGGCTCATGCTTCTCCTGTCAACCCCCCACCTCCGCCCCCCCTCACCTACGAG TATGTGACAACTGACCAGCTGGCAGTGATGCTGGGCAGCGTCCGAGCCGCCGTGGGGCTCGTCCCCTTGCCCAGCCCCCCTGCTGCAGACCCTCCTGCTTCTGCTCTCCCAGCGCTCCTCTTCTCTTCCAGCTGCACCCag GTGTATCGTTGCAAGGGGGGCAGCATCCCTGGGACGCTGGCACAGACCAAGGgggtcacctcctcctcctcctcccagctcAGCATCGCCACCCTCAGGCGCAGCCCCTCCCCCAAG aacaccctgcccccccagaacGGCACCAGCAGCCTTCCGCGGAACCTGGCCAGCACCCTGCGCGACATTGAGGGCAAGCGCCAGCTAGCCCTCCAGCAAAAGG GGCGCCAGGTGATTGAGGAGCAGCGCCGGCGGCTGGCCGACCTGAAGCAGAAGGCGGCGGCTGAGGCCCAGTCCCAGTGGGAGGCCCTGCGCGGGGGGGCAGtgcccctcttccccccctcctcctccccactcATGCACCACTCCatcctccatcatcatcacccACCCCGGGGCCCAGGCCTGCGTGCCGAGGAGCCCGATCACGCCTACGACACCCTCAGCCTGGAGAGCTCCGACAGCCTTGAGACCGACCTCTCCACCAGTGGAAACTCTGCCTGCTCCCCGGACAACGTGTCCAG CGCCAGTGGGGCCGAGGCCGGGAAGATTGAGGAGATGGAGAAGATGCTGAAGGAGGCCCACGCTGAAAAATCACGCCTGATGGAATCACGG GAGCAAGAGATGGAGCTACGGCGCCAAGCCCTGGAGGATGAGCGGAGGCGGAGGGAGGAGCTGGAGAGGCAGCTGCAGGACGAGACAGCCCGGAGGCAGAAGCTCATCGAGAAGGAGGTCAAGATGCGGGAGAAGCAGTTTGCCCAG GCACGCCCCCTGACCCGCTACTTGCCAATCCGCAAGGAGGACTTTGACCTCCGCTCACACATCGAGTCCTCTGGCCACAGCGTGGACACCTGCAGCCACGTCATCCTTTCAGAGAAAATGTGCAAAGGCTACCTGGTCAAGATGGGGGGCAAGATTAAGTCCTGGAAGAAGCGCTGGTTCGTCTTTGACCGCCTGCGCCGGACCCTCTCCTACTACGTGG acAAACATGAAACCAAGCTCAAGGGCCTCATCTACTTCCAGGCCATTGAAGAGGTTTATTACGACCACCTCAGAAGTGCAGCCAAG AAGAGATCGTTCTTCTCTTTCAGCCTGGCCAGC CACCTAGCAGACTTCCTCCCTGCTCCCTTCAGTGGAGAG AGTCCCAACCCAGCCCTCACCTTCTGCGTGAAGACCCATGACCGCCTCTACTACATGGTGGCCCCCTCAGCAGAAGCCATGCGCATCTGGATGGACGTCATTGTCACAGGGGCCGAGGGATACACACAGTTCCTCAGCTGA